A region from the Parabacteroides sp. FAFU027 genome encodes:
- a CDS encoding chorismate-binding protein: MNLSDIQHICLNNGIPFYSYRMPQSNVVVTGLQLSPDVESFTGFAGHQQGFVIAPFDTENHLPSLFIRGEIIFENNDLTAKDSERLKAIHYTHPAPKEEIFEISKSDYIKQADGLIRKLADGELQKVVLSRIIHHSKGSQLDAPTIFEALTRSYPHAFVSLFHIPGKCTWLGATPETLLSVSENSLRTMSLAGTKKKDAAIEWTVKEKEEQQMVTDFVEQVLGKFNGLEISIDGPKEVEAGNLCHLMTAFDCKGKLSPEDLGKLVSELHPTPAVCGLPKSASMQLIRETEQHDREYYAGFIGPVVGENIDLFVNLRCMKLMKESVAFYVGGGLTALSDPESEWQETCLKAETLSRFVEMNAKELSR; encoded by the coding sequence ATGAATTTATCCGACATTCAACATATTTGCCTCAATAACGGGATTCCCTTCTACAGCTACCGGATGCCACAAAGCAACGTGGTGGTGACGGGCTTACAACTCTCTCCGGATGTAGAGTCTTTTACCGGTTTTGCAGGACATCAGCAGGGATTTGTGATCGCTCCGTTTGATACGGAAAACCATTTGCCCTCTCTCTTTATCCGCGGGGAGATTATTTTTGAGAATAACGACCTGACGGCTAAAGATTCCGAAAGATTGAAGGCCATTCATTACACTCATCCTGCCCCGAAAGAGGAAATCTTCGAAATTTCAAAATCAGATTACATAAAACAAGCTGACGGACTTATCCGAAAACTGGCTGACGGTGAATTGCAAAAAGTGGTGCTTTCGCGCATCATTCATCACTCCAAAGGTTCACAGTTGGATGCTCCGACCATCTTCGAAGCGCTTACCCGCTCCTATCCGCATGCTTTCGTTTCGCTGTTTCATATTCCGGGAAAATGCACCTGGTTGGGCGCAACTCCCGAAACGCTCCTCTCTGTATCTGAAAATAGCCTCCGTACCATGTCATTGGCCGGAACCAAAAAGAAGGATGCCGCTATTGAATGGACGGTAAAGGAGAAAGAAGAACAGCAGATGGTAACCGATTTTGTGGAACAGGTTTTGGGAAAATTCAACGGACTGGAAATTTCTATCGACGGCCCCAAAGAGGTGGAAGCTGGCAATCTCTGCCACCTGATGACGGCATTCGATTGCAAAGGCAAACTTTCACCGGAGGATTTAGGCAAATTGGTCAGCGAATTGCACCCAACCCCGGCTGTGTGCGGACTTCCCAAGTCGGCATCGATGCAACTGATACGTGAAACGGAACAGCACGACCGTGAGTATTATGCCGGATTTATAGGTCCTGTTGTGGGTGAAAATATCGACCTGTTTGTCAACCTGCGCTGCATGAAGCTGATGAAAGAAAGTGTCGCCTTCTATGTCGGAGGCGGATTGACTGCCCTCTCCGACCCGGAATCGGAATGGCAGGAAACTTGCCTGAAAGCGGAGACGCTTTCGCGGTTTGTGGAGATGAACGCAAAGGAGCTAAGTCGCTAA
- the menD gene encoding 2-succinyl-5-enolpyruvyl-6-hydroxy-3-cyclohexene-1-carboxylic-acid synthase has translation MTSTSDKETVQIIVDLCARKGVKRVVISPGSRNAPLSITFNRDKRIECFVIVDERSAAFFALGMAQKSGEPVGLVCTSGTALLNYAPAVAEAFYQRIPLVVLSADRPTEWIGQDDSQAINQQLVFANFTKYNCQLPSEVTCADEAWHVNRSVNEAINAATSGRKGPVHINIPLREPLYGTMSANEKSQRTFTLFEPESVLSQQAISELQKRCVQSPNILILAGFLPKESGEAANAIIRKIESLPNVVVLAEPISNIQSKKSISTIDRVLNTFSIEEAQNFRPDLLISFGGALVSKQIKTFLKKYPPREHWYIGKGESHIDTFRQLTALIQTEPAAFLEQLFANISLPETDFASRWQAKAELATERHDAFMQTAEWSDLKAFDIINNALPEGSDLQLGNSSAVRYGHLFEQRNINSIQSNRGTSGIDGSTSTAIGAAWLNDNITTFISGDISFFYDSNAFWNKYLSPNLRVIVVKNGGGGIFRYIPGPSSVQELDDYFETAQDVNVEGIARLYNLPFYRVTNAEELEQVLPKFFASHEQPPILEILTPRKVNDEVLRKYFAAMRK, from the coding sequence ATGACCAGCACATCAGATAAAGAGACCGTACAAATCATTGTTGACCTTTGCGCCCGAAAAGGCGTGAAACGGGTGGTAATCTCTCCGGGGTCGCGCAATGCACCACTTTCCATCACTTTCAACCGCGACAAGCGCATCGAATGTTTCGTGATTGTGGACGAACGCAGTGCGGCATTCTTTGCCCTCGGCATGGCGCAGAAATCAGGCGAACCGGTCGGGCTGGTTTGTACCTCAGGAACAGCGTTGCTCAACTACGCTCCCGCCGTGGCCGAGGCTTTTTATCAGCGCATTCCGCTGGTGGTACTTTCGGCAGACCGTCCGACCGAGTGGATTGGTCAGGATGACAGCCAGGCCATCAACCAGCAACTGGTTTTTGCCAATTTCACCAAATACAACTGCCAGTTGCCGTCTGAAGTGACCTGCGCCGACGAAGCCTGGCATGTGAACCGTAGCGTAAACGAAGCCATCAACGCAGCTACATCGGGGCGCAAAGGACCAGTGCACATCAACATTCCTTTGCGGGAGCCACTTTACGGAACGATGTCGGCTAACGAAAAGTCGCAACGAACATTTACCCTGTTTGAACCGGAATCTGTCCTTTCGCAGCAAGCGATTTCCGAACTACAGAAACGTTGTGTTCAAAGCCCCAACATCCTGATTCTGGCCGGATTTTTACCTAAAGAATCAGGCGAAGCAGCAAATGCAATCATCAGGAAAATCGAGTCTCTACCCAATGTTGTGGTACTGGCAGAACCAATATCCAATATCCAAAGTAAAAAATCCATCAGCACCATCGACCGTGTGCTGAATACTTTTTCGATAGAAGAGGCGCAGAATTTCCGGCCTGACCTGTTGATTTCGTTTGGCGGTGCTTTGGTTTCGAAGCAAATCAAGACTTTCCTCAAAAAATACCCGCCCCGCGAGCATTGGTACATCGGCAAAGGAGAATCGCACATCGATACTTTCCGCCAACTGACGGCATTGATACAAACAGAACCGGCCGCTTTCTTGGAGCAGCTTTTTGCCAATATTTCTCTTCCGGAAACTGACTTTGCCAGCCGTTGGCAAGCGAAAGCCGAACTGGCAACGGAACGCCACGATGCCTTTATGCAGACCGCCGAATGGAGCGACTTGAAGGCTTTTGACATCATCAACAACGCTTTGCCTGAAGGTTCTGACCTGCAATTGGGAAACAGTTCTGCTGTCCGTTACGGACACCTTTTTGAGCAAAGAAACATCAACAGCATACAGAGCAACCGCGGTACCAGCGGCATTGACGGCTCTACTTCGACAGCAATCGGAGCAGCATGGCTGAATGATAACATCACCACCTTTATCAGCGGCGACATCAGTTTTTTCTATGATTCGAATGCCTTTTGGAACAAATACCTTTCGCCCAACCTGCGCGTAATTGTAGTGAAAAACGGCGGTGGTGGCATTTTCCGGTATATCCCCGGACCTTCGTCGGTACAGGAGCTGGACGACTATTTCGAAACGGCTCAGGATGTGAATGTGGAAGGGATTGCCCGGTTGTACAACCT